One genomic region from Rhodoligotrophos appendicifer encodes:
- a CDS encoding DcaP family trimeric outer membrane transporter, giving the protein MCRVDFKRLLLAGVPLAISLASAQADELSSLKAELDQLQNRIQHLASPSPQPRDPDAAMVTVLRGPGRSSEWKTNRAGEPAPETGGFTLALTPAGDRPAPTHEVTISGYVKGDVIYDFDQDLGDFFSYTRIASVKNSTHTRLHARQSRFNIKSGSDTRIGQIRTLIEGDFMAGGSEGPAEFRLRHAWGEWDLTPHFTLGAGRYWQNFMSPFTGITTVDFNGDVGLIGRTRNDQVRFTWRDGPALAAMSLENPTAERGDLISAGAKAGTKAPGTSDNLPDLNVRMQYDIPGGHQLVVSGLLRNYHAESNGGRGGDDALGWGVQGAANIQLTEFALLSAGAMYGRGLGSYLLGPSFGAYVKDGNIELVEQLGLFAGITVNVTDATSINLGWGYSDQNDKEIAASRVENANVDVMSAHANIIWQPVEQLRLGAEVMWGRREFTTDNRGTDLTRDAWRGQLGAWFFF; this is encoded by the coding sequence ATGTGTCGCGTCGATTTCAAGCGGCTTCTTTTGGCCGGTGTCCCCCTGGCGATCTCTCTGGCTTCTGCCCAGGCGGATGAGCTCTCGTCGCTGAAGGCGGAGCTCGACCAGCTCCAGAACCGAATTCAGCACCTTGCTTCGCCGTCCCCGCAACCCCGCGATCCCGACGCCGCGATGGTCACGGTCCTTCGCGGACCTGGGCGATCGTCAGAATGGAAGACGAACCGAGCCGGCGAGCCGGCACCTGAGACGGGCGGCTTCACATTGGCCCTCACTCCAGCCGGAGATCGGCCAGCCCCCACCCACGAAGTCACCATATCCGGATACGTGAAGGGCGATGTCATCTATGACTTCGATCAGGATCTGGGTGACTTTTTCAGCTACACCCGAATCGCCTCTGTCAAGAACTCCACCCACACCCGCCTGCACGCCCGACAAAGCCGCTTCAATATCAAGTCGGGATCGGACACGCGCATCGGTCAGATCAGGACGCTGATCGAGGGCGACTTCATGGCGGGCGGATCCGAGGGCCCAGCCGAGTTTCGACTGCGTCATGCCTGGGGCGAATGGGATCTGACGCCGCATTTCACGCTGGGGGCCGGCCGCTACTGGCAGAACTTCATGTCCCCCTTCACCGGCATCACGACCGTCGATTTCAACGGCGATGTCGGTCTGATCGGCCGGACGCGCAACGACCAGGTGCGGTTCACATGGAGGGATGGCCCGGCTCTGGCCGCGATGTCGCTGGAGAACCCCACGGCCGAAAGGGGCGATCTGATATCGGCTGGAGCCAAGGCGGGCACCAAGGCGCCCGGCACGTCGGACAACCTGCCGGATCTCAATGTCCGCATGCAGTATGACATCCCCGGCGGTCACCAGCTGGTGGTCTCCGGGCTGCTCCGCAATTATCACGCCGAGTCGAATGGAGGTCGCGGCGGCGACGATGCCCTCGGATGGGGCGTGCAGGGGGCGGCAAACATCCAGCTGACCGAGTTTGCCTTGCTCTCGGCCGGCGCCATGTATGGAAGGGGCCTGGGGAGCTACCTGCTTGGCCCATCCTTCGGTGCCTATGTGAAGGACGGGAACATCGAATTGGTCGAGCAACTCGGCCTTTTCGCCGGCATCACTGTCAATGTGACGGATGCCACCTCGATCAATCTCGGCTGGGGCTATTCTGATCAGAACGACAAGGAAATCGCGGCCTCACGTGTCGAGAACGCGAATGTCGACGTCATGTCGGCTCATGCCAACATTATCTGGCAGCCCGTGGAGCAGCTGCGGCTCGGCGCCGAAGTGATGTGGGGTCGGCGGGAATTTACCACCGACAATCGGGGGACGGATCTGACCCGCGACGCCTGGCGCGGGCAGCTCGGCGCCTGGTTCTTCTTCTGA
- a CDS encoding outer membrane protein, with protein sequence MRNYLYAGVAATAMILGAQAASAADLYTPPPPEVVIAPAPVGGWYVGVFGGAAFPLSTKTKAGAAFYDSATDTFDAAGFNGKTEYDTGWLVGGNVGYEMGNGLRGEVELSYLQANNDRLKGNAFLDIDDSDFIIENNGGFKANAKDHTDVLFVLANMWYDFNMGMPFKPYLGGGVGVGFVNQHLKVGNDSLIDDSDTNFAFQAGAGFKWALSDAVDLDVGYRFKGVLDVKLEDKGGVGINGDAYAYKAQTKDDLYYHTVQAGISFKFGGY encoded by the coding sequence ATGCGTAACTATTTGTATGCAGGGGTTGCGGCCACTGCAATGATCCTGGGCGCTCAGGCCGCCTCGGCAGCTGACCTTTACACGCCTCCGCCGCCAGAAGTGGTGATCGCTCCGGCTCCGGTCGGTGGTTGGTATGTCGGCGTGTTCGGCGGTGCCGCTTTCCCGCTCAGCACGAAGACCAAGGCCGGCGCAGCGTTTTACGACAGTGCCACTGACACGTTCGATGCGGCTGGCTTCAACGGCAAGACCGAGTACGACACCGGCTGGCTGGTCGGCGGCAACGTCGGTTACGAGATGGGCAATGGCCTCCGCGGCGAAGTTGAACTGTCCTACTTGCAGGCCAACAACGACAGGCTGAAGGGCAATGCCTTCCTCGACATCGATGATAGCGACTTCATCATCGAGAACAACGGTGGCTTCAAGGCCAATGCCAAGGACCACACTGACGTCCTCTTCGTGCTGGCCAATATGTGGTACGATTTCAACATGGGCATGCCCTTCAAGCCGTATCTCGGCGGCGGCGTCGGTGTTGGCTTCGTCAATCAGCACCTGAAGGTTGGTAACGATTCGCTCATCGACGACAGCGACACGAACTTTGCCTTCCAGGCGGGCGCCGGCTTCAAGTGGGCCCTGTCGGATGCAGTCGACCTCGACGTCGGCTATCGCTTCAAGGGCGTCCTTGATGTGAAGCTCGAAGACAAGGGCGGCGTTGGCATCAATGGCGACGCTTATGCCTACAAGGCGCAGACCAAGGACGATCTCTACTACCACACCGTCCAGGCCGGCATCAGCTTCAAGTTCGGCGGCTACTGA
- a CDS encoding NADP-dependent malic enzyme yields the protein MAGEHGSGGRQPKVSDAEALLFHQRGKPGKLEVVATKPMATQRDLSLAYSPGVAVPVRRIAEQPDTVYDYTAKGNMVAVISNGTAILGLGDLGALAAKPVMEGKAVLFKRFADVDSIDLEVDTKDVDAFVNCVRYLGPAFGGINLEDIKAPDCFIIEQRLRELMDIPVFHDDQHGTAIIATAGLINALHLTGRELKTVKVVINGAGAAAIACVELIKAMGLPAQNAILCDSKGVVYQGRTDGMNQWKSAHASVTDARTLADAVAGSDVFLGLSVQGALTQKMVASMADRPIIFAMANPDPEITPEEVAEVRDDAIMATGRSDYANQINNVLGFPYIFRGALDVRARTINEEMKIAAAEALARLAREDVPDEVAAAYHGQRPKYGPTYLIPVPFDPRLISTIPKAVARAAMESGVARKHIVDLDAYAADLSARLDPIAGSLQGIFEQVRQRSRRVVFAEGEEERMIRAANAFANAGLGQAILVGRDAQIEQSVKILGIELHEHVSILNARLSDRNAEYASYIYARRQRSGFLMRDCQRLVNNDRNVFAACMVALGDADAMVTGITRHYAVALEDVQHAIDIRENRRLVGVSMALCRGRTVFVADTTGHDMPTAEELADIAEEAAGVARRFGYEPRVALLSQSTFGHLASERALEAQRAIQILDERGVDFEYDGEMQADVALSRETMALYPFCNLTGPANVLVMPASDSASISTKMLQQLGGVVLVGPLLVGLQKSVQIAPLNATANDLVNMAAIAAFDLNT from the coding sequence ATGGCAGGTGAGCATGGATCGGGCGGGCGGCAGCCCAAGGTTTCCGACGCCGAGGCCCTACTGTTCCATCAGCGCGGCAAGCCGGGTAAGCTCGAGGTCGTCGCGACGAAGCCGATGGCCACTCAGCGTGACCTCAGCCTCGCCTACTCGCCCGGCGTTGCCGTGCCGGTGCGGCGGATCGCAGAACAGCCCGATACCGTCTACGACTACACGGCAAAGGGAAACATGGTGGCCGTCATCTCTAATGGCACCGCCATCCTGGGACTGGGTGATTTGGGTGCCCTGGCAGCAAAGCCTGTCATGGAAGGGAAGGCCGTCCTTTTTAAGCGTTTCGCCGATGTCGATTCGATCGATCTCGAGGTCGACACCAAGGATGTCGACGCATTCGTGAATTGCGTCCGCTATCTGGGTCCGGCCTTCGGAGGCATCAACCTCGAGGACATCAAGGCACCGGATTGCTTCATCATCGAGCAGCGCCTCCGCGAGTTGATGGACATTCCGGTCTTTCATGACGATCAGCACGGCACCGCGATCATCGCGACGGCAGGCTTGATCAACGCGCTGCATTTGACCGGGCGCGAGCTCAAGACTGTGAAAGTCGTCATCAATGGGGCGGGTGCGGCGGCCATCGCCTGCGTGGAACTGATCAAGGCCATGGGCTTGCCCGCCCAAAACGCCATTCTCTGCGACTCGAAAGGTGTGGTCTATCAGGGGCGCACGGACGGCATGAATCAATGGAAGTCGGCTCATGCGTCGGTCACCGATGCCCGCACGCTGGCTGATGCCGTCGCTGGATCGGATGTGTTCCTCGGTCTCTCGGTGCAGGGCGCACTGACGCAGAAAATGGTGGCCAGCATGGCTGATCGGCCAATCATCTTCGCGATGGCCAATCCGGATCCGGAGATCACGCCAGAGGAAGTCGCCGAGGTCCGAGACGATGCCATCATGGCAACCGGTCGCTCTGACTACGCCAACCAGATCAACAACGTGCTTGGCTTCCCTTACATATTCCGTGGCGCACTGGACGTTCGCGCCCGCACCATCAATGAAGAGATGAAGATTGCGGCTGCGGAGGCCCTCGCTCGGTTGGCACGGGAGGACGTGCCCGACGAAGTTGCCGCCGCCTATCACGGACAGAGACCCAAATATGGGCCGACCTATCTCATTCCGGTGCCCTTCGACCCCCGGCTGATCAGCACGATTCCCAAAGCCGTCGCGCGAGCCGCGATGGAATCCGGTGTTGCGCGCAAGCACATCGTCGATCTCGACGCCTATGCGGCGGACCTGTCGGCACGCCTCGATCCAATCGCCGGTTCGCTGCAAGGGATCTTCGAGCAGGTGCGCCAACGCTCGCGGCGCGTCGTGTTTGCCGAAGGCGAGGAAGAGCGGATGATCCGCGCCGCCAACGCCTTCGCGAATGCCGGGTTGGGCCAGGCGATCCTGGTCGGTCGAGATGCCCAGATTGAGCAGTCGGTCAAGATTCTCGGGATCGAGTTGCACGAGCATGTGAGCATTCTCAATGCCAGGCTCTCCGATCGGAATGCGGAATATGCCAGCTATATCTACGCGCGCAGGCAACGCAGCGGCTTTCTGATGCGTGACTGCCAGCGGTTAGTGAACAACGACCGGAATGTCTTCGCCGCCTGTATGGTTGCTCTCGGCGATGCGGATGCCATGGTTACGGGGATCACACGGCATTATGCCGTGGCGCTCGAAGACGTTCAGCATGCCATCGACATCCGCGAGAATCGGAGGCTTGTGGGCGTCTCCATGGCGCTCTGCCGCGGGCGTACAGTCTTTGTTGCCGATACGACCGGCCATGACATGCCCACGGCGGAGGAGTTGGCCGACATCGCGGAGGAAGCTGCCGGGGTTGCCCGCCGCTTCGGTTACGAGCCACGGGTCGCGCTGCTGAGCCAGTCGACCTTTGGGCATTTGGCCAGCGAGCGGGCGCTGGAAGCCCAGCGGGCCATTCAGATCCTGGACGAGCGCGGCGTCGACTTCGAGTATGACGGCGAGATGCAGGCGGACGTCGCGCTGAGTCGCGAGACAATGGCACTCTATCCCTTTTGCAATCTCACCGGTCCGGCGAACGTGCTGGTCATGCCGGCGTCCGATTCGGCGAGCATCTCGACGAAGATGCTCCAACAGCTGGGTGGCGTGGTGCTTGTCGGCCCCCTTCTGGTGGGCCTCCAGAAATCCGTCCAGATCGCGCCGCTCAATGCAACTGCGAATGACCTCGTGAACATGGCTGCAATCGCGGCGTTCGACCTCAATACATGA
- the mutS gene encoding DNA mismatch repair protein MutS yields the protein MRDAVTEVREGIEPAAADAAADSVDAKAITPMMAQYTDIKAQHRDCLLFFRMGDFYEMFFDDAVKASDTLGIALTKRGKHLGEDIPMCGVPVHAAEDYLERLIRAGHRVAVCEQTEDPAEAKKRGAKSVVRREVIRLVTPGTLTEDSLLESKRHNYLAALARIRSGGELGLAWLDISTGDFSTCALDAETLLAEIARLDPGEIVVAENVLAEPRLASMLRGQKAALTPLPTSRFDSMNAEKRLKAHFAVGALESFGAFSRAEISACGALLDYVALTQVGKIPLIRAPRRCEQSDSMLIDAATRINLELVRTTSGDRRGSLLSAIDRTVTNAGGRLLGDRLAAPLTDSIAINDRLDTIGYFLDLDEMRADIRAALKAAPDFGRALSRVMVGRGGPRDLASIGSGLMACATLRTLLTRDTGLVSQPAGLSALVQTMEQDDGSLARRLTETLADDLPLQARDGGFVRRGLIDALDEQLRLRDESRKVIAGLQGDYADSTGIRALKIRHNNVLGFFIEVTAQHGEKLMIPPLNARFVHRQTLANAMRFTTVELADLESQISMAGDRAVAIELKVLDELLALIHQNAEMIAIMAGALAEIDVATALAQLAEDERYVRPRVDQSRAFQIEGGRHPVVERALQVLAEGSFIPNDCTLTADEEGRHIWLVTGPNMAGKSTFLRQNALIAIMAQMGSYVPAASAHVGIVDRLFSRVGAADDLARGRSTFMVEMVETATILNQAGARSLVILDEIGRGTATFDGLSIAWACVEHLHEINRCRALFATHFHELTALSERLPRLANATMKVREFQGELVFLHEVGPGAADRSYGIQVAKLAGLPARVIERAAEVLKLLEKSERATTRRGVIDDLPLFSVARAAQPPANGGFRDSAIESLMREVHPDDLTPREALDLLYELKAKLGS from the coding sequence ATGAGAGACGCCGTCACAGAAGTTCGGGAAGGAATCGAGCCAGCCGCTGCAGACGCGGCTGCAGACAGTGTGGACGCGAAGGCGATCACTCCGATGATGGCGCAATACACCGACATCAAGGCTCAGCACCGGGATTGTCTGCTGTTTTTCCGGATGGGTGATTTCTACGAAATGTTTTTCGACGATGCCGTGAAAGCGTCGGACACACTTGGCATCGCGTTGACGAAGCGGGGGAAACATCTCGGCGAAGACATCCCCATGTGCGGTGTGCCCGTCCATGCGGCTGAGGATTATCTCGAGCGCCTGATTCGGGCCGGTCACAGAGTCGCAGTATGCGAGCAGACTGAAGACCCCGCTGAAGCGAAGAAGCGCGGTGCCAAGTCAGTCGTTCGTCGGGAAGTGATTCGACTGGTCACACCGGGCACCCTGACCGAGGACAGTCTCCTCGAGTCGAAGCGGCACAATTATCTTGCCGCGCTTGCACGCATCCGCTCCGGCGGAGAGCTGGGATTGGCTTGGCTGGACATCTCGACCGGCGACTTTTCCACTTGTGCACTCGATGCCGAAACGCTGCTTGCCGAGATTGCCCGGCTCGATCCGGGCGAAATCGTTGTTGCGGAGAATGTGTTGGCGGAACCTCGGCTGGCTTCCATGCTCAGAGGTCAGAAAGCGGCTCTCACCCCATTACCGACGTCTCGCTTCGACAGCATGAATGCGGAAAAGCGGTTGAAGGCTCACTTTGCGGTGGGAGCGTTGGAATCCTTCGGCGCCTTTTCGCGGGCGGAGATCTCTGCCTGCGGCGCGCTGCTGGATTACGTCGCCCTGACACAAGTCGGCAAGATCCCGCTTATCCGCGCACCGCGCCGCTGCGAGCAATCCGACTCCATGCTCATAGATGCGGCCACGAGGATCAATCTGGAGCTGGTGCGGACCACGTCGGGAGACCGTCGTGGCAGCTTGCTGTCTGCCATCGATCGGACCGTGACGAATGCCGGCGGCCGTCTGCTCGGCGATCGTTTGGCTGCCCCATTGACCGATTCCATCGCCATCAACGATCGCCTCGATACGATTGGATATTTCCTCGATCTCGATGAAATGCGCGCCGACATCCGGGCCGCCTTGAAAGCGGCACCTGATTTTGGCCGAGCCCTGTCTCGCGTGATGGTCGGTCGTGGAGGACCGAGAGACCTCGCATCCATAGGCTCGGGGTTGATGGCCTGTGCCACACTGCGGACGTTGCTGACCCGGGACACCGGCCTTGTGTCGCAGCCCGCCGGATTGTCGGCTCTGGTCCAGACGATGGAACAGGACGACGGCTCCCTGGCCCGTCGCCTGACCGAGACGCTCGCCGACGACCTGCCCCTCCAGGCCCGTGACGGCGGTTTCGTGCGTCGCGGTCTTATCGATGCGCTCGATGAGCAACTCCGGCTCCGCGATGAGAGCCGGAAGGTCATTGCCGGCCTGCAGGGTGACTATGCCGACTCGACCGGGATACGCGCGCTCAAGATCCGCCACAACAACGTGCTCGGCTTTTTCATTGAGGTGACCGCCCAGCACGGCGAAAAGCTCATGATACCGCCGCTCAATGCGCGCTTCGTGCATCGTCAGACGCTGGCGAATGCAATGCGCTTCACCACGGTCGAACTCGCTGACCTGGAGTCGCAGATCTCCATGGCCGGAGATCGTGCCGTGGCCATAGAGTTGAAGGTACTCGACGAACTCCTCGCTCTGATCCATCAGAACGCAGAAATGATTGCGATCATGGCCGGCGCCTTGGCTGAGATCGACGTTGCGACCGCTTTGGCGCAGTTGGCCGAGGATGAACGCTATGTCCGTCCTCGAGTTGACCAGTCGCGCGCCTTCCAGATCGAAGGAGGGCGCCATCCCGTGGTCGAACGCGCGCTCCAGGTCTTGGCCGAAGGCTCCTTCATCCCCAACGACTGCACCCTGACCGCGGATGAGGAAGGCCGTCACATCTGGTTGGTGACCGGACCGAACATGGCGGGCAAGTCCACCTTCCTGCGCCAGAACGCCCTGATCGCGATCATGGCGCAGATGGGCTCCTACGTACCGGCGGCATCTGCCCATGTCGGCATCGTGGATAGGCTTTTCAGCCGCGTCGGCGCCGCCGATGACCTCGCGCGCGGGCGTTCGACCTTCATGGTGGAAATGGTCGAGACGGCGACGATCCTGAACCAGGCGGGAGCGCGCTCCCTGGTCATCCTGGACGAGATCGGTCGCGGCACGGCGACCTTCGATGGATTGTCGATTGCCTGGGCCTGTGTGGAGCATCTGCACGAGATCAATCGCTGTCGTGCGCTGTTTGCGACCCATTTTCATGAACTCACCGCCTTATCCGAACGCCTGCCGAGGCTTGCAAACGCCACCATGAAAGTCCGCGAGTTCCAGGGCGAGCTGGTCTTTCTTCATGAGGTGGGCCCTGGAGCTGCCGACCGCTCCTATGGCATTCAGGTGGCCAAGCTCGCCGGCCTGCCAGCGCGGGTCATCGAGCGTGCCGCCGAGGTGCTGAAACTGCTTGAGAAGAGCGAGCGGGCAACGACACGACGCGGGGTCATCGACGACTTGCCTCTATTTTCCGTGGCTCGGGCGGCCCAGCCGCCAGCAAATGGCGGTTTTCGCGACAGCGCAATCGAGTCTCTGATGCGCGAGGTGCATCCCGATGATCTCACGCCACGGGAAGCGCTCGATCTGCTCTATGAGCTGAAGGCGAAGCTGGGCAGCTGA
- a CDS encoding [protein-PII] uridylyltransferase has protein sequence MELKLRVADADALIDGVRLRRELTELYRQHEGDDAAMRRALLSALKQALQQGRREAERRLMEDGRGTICARNLAYVQDEVICALYDFTAIHIYRARNPSSAERISVVAVGGYGRGTLAPASDIDLLFLLPYKQTAWGESVIEYMLYVLWDLGLKVGHATRSIDECLRLSRNDTTIMTAILEARFIWGDRSLFEELEGRYRKEIVAGGAAAFITAKLAERDARHARAGNSRYLVEPDVKDGKGGLRDLHTLFWIAKFLYGTGSPSGLVSAGVFTRSEARRFRAREDFLWAVRCHLHFMTGRAGDRLTFDHQAELAERLGYHARGRLKSVERFMKHYFLVAKDVGDLTRIFCSVLEAQQVKKIPTMSRMLQKLRPRSASPFGDNADFKLDVGRINVTDETVFARDPINLLRLFQLAEKHNVLIHPDALKLVRRSLSLIDEDVRKDPGANELFMEMLTSPRDPETILRKLNEAGVLGRFIPEFGRIVALMQFNMYHHYTVDEHLIRAVGILSEIERGALGSDHPLSHDIIRNIQNRRVLYVAVFLHDVAKGRREAHSSAGERIAKQLCPRLGLTAAETETVAWLIRNHLAMSDYAQMRDLNDFKTILDFAAIVQSPERLKLLLLLTVVDIRAVGPGVWTGWKGQLLRTLYFETEPILTGGHASISRADRLAESHRIFSGAIADWPDRERRHYIDRHYDAYWLNVDAEHHVVHANLIRSAEASGKSVATHVRTDAFTAITELTVFAPDHPRLLALLTGACAVAGANIVSAQIFTTTDGMALDTLLIQREFVEEEDEQRRAEKVTSMIERALAGKVNLAEQIARNTKGRGRYSAFKVEPQVIINNDSSNRFTVIEVNGLDRLGFLYDLTESLFRLNLNIGSAQIATFGERAVDVFYVTDLTGAKITNSARRATITRHLLAAISGERAKLESAK, from the coding sequence ATGGAATTGAAGCTGCGTGTCGCCGACGCCGATGCGTTGATCGATGGCGTCCGGCTGCGCCGCGAGCTGACCGAGCTGTACCGCCAGCACGAGGGCGATGACGCGGCAATGCGCCGGGCGCTGCTTTCGGCGTTGAAACAGGCTTTGCAGCAAGGGCGCCGGGAAGCCGAGCGGCGCCTCATGGAGGATGGCCGGGGAACGATCTGCGCCCGCAACCTGGCCTATGTGCAGGACGAGGTGATCTGCGCCCTCTACGACTTCACGGCCATCCACATCTATCGCGCCCGCAATCCGTCATCCGCCGAGCGGATCTCGGTCGTGGCGGTGGGAGGCTATGGCCGCGGAACGCTGGCCCCGGCCTCCGACATCGACCTTCTGTTCCTGCTGCCATACAAGCAGACGGCATGGGGCGAGAGCGTCATAGAATACATGCTCTACGTTCTGTGGGACCTGGGCCTCAAGGTCGGCCACGCGACCCGCAGCATCGATGAGTGCCTGCGCCTGTCGCGCAATGACACGACGATCATGACAGCCATCCTCGAGGCGCGCTTCATCTGGGGCGATCGCTCGCTATTCGAGGAGCTCGAGGGCCGCTACCGCAAGGAGATCGTGGCGGGTGGAGCCGCCGCCTTCATCACCGCCAAACTCGCCGAGCGCGATGCCCGCCACGCTCGGGCGGGCAATTCCCGCTATCTGGTCGAGCCTGACGTCAAGGATGGCAAGGGCGGTCTTCGGGACCTGCACACTCTGTTCTGGATCGCGAAGTTCCTCTATGGCACCGGCTCGCCCTCCGGCTTGGTCAGTGCGGGCGTCTTCACCCGCTCGGAAGCCCGCCGCTTCCGAGCTCGCGAGGACTTTCTCTGGGCCGTCCGGTGCCATCTTCATTTCATGACCGGAAGAGCCGGCGACCGCCTGACCTTCGACCATCAGGCCGAACTTGCGGAGCGCCTCGGCTATCACGCCCGCGGACGACTAAAGAGCGTCGAGCGCTTCATGAAGCACTATTTCCTGGTGGCCAAGGACGTGGGTGACCTCACCCGGATCTTTTGCTCGGTGCTGGAGGCCCAACAGGTCAAGAAGATCCCCACCATGAGCCGCATGCTGCAGAAGCTGCGCCCTCGCAGCGCAAGCCCCTTCGGCGACAACGCCGATTTCAAGCTCGATGTGGGTCGGATCAACGTGACCGATGAGACGGTCTTCGCCAGGGATCCGATCAATCTCCTCCGCCTGTTCCAGTTGGCGGAAAAGCACAACGTCCTGATCCACCCCGATGCCCTGAAGCTCGTCCGCCGCTCCCTGAGCCTCATCGACGAGGACGTCCGCAAGGATCCGGGGGCGAACGAGCTGTTCATGGAGATGCTGACCTCGCCTCGCGATCCCGAGACGATCCTGCGCAAGCTGAACGAGGCGGGCGTCTTGGGGCGCTTCATCCCCGAATTCGGCCGCATCGTGGCGCTGATGCAGTTCAATATGTATCATCACTACACCGTCGACGAGCATCTGATCCGCGCCGTCGGCATCCTCTCCGAAATCGAGCGTGGCGCTCTCGGCAGCGACCACCCCCTGTCCCACGACATCATCCGCAACATCCAGAACCGGCGCGTGCTCTACGTCGCGGTCTTCTTGCACGATGTCGCGAAGGGACGTCGCGAGGCGCACTCCTCTGCCGGCGAGCGCATTGCCAAGCAGCTCTGCCCGCGCTTGGGCCTGACGGCGGCCGAGACCGAGACGGTGGCCTGGCTGATCCGCAATCATCTGGCCATGAGCGATTACGCGCAGATGCGCGACCTCAATGATTTCAAGACCATCCTCGACTTTGCCGCCATCGTGCAGAGCCCGGAACGGCTGAAACTGCTGCTGCTGCTGACCGTGGTGGACATCCGCGCCGTGGGACCGGGCGTATGGACCGGATGGAAGGGACAGCTCCTCCGCACCCTCTATTTCGAGACGGAACCGATCCTGACCGGCGGCCATGCAAGCATCAGCAGGGCGGACCGGCTGGCGGAATCGCACCGGATCTTCAGCGGCGCCATCGCCGATTGGCCCGACCGCGAGCGCCGGCACTATATCGATCGCCATTACGACGCCTATTGGCTGAACGTGGATGCCGAGCATCATGTGGTTCATGCCAATCTCATCCGCAGCGCGGAGGCTTCAGGAAAGTCAGTAGCGACCCATGTGCGCACCGACGCCTTCACCGCAATCACCGAACTGACCGTCTTCGCGCCCGATCACCCCCGCCTCCTGGCCTTGCTGACGGGCGCCTGCGCCGTCGCCGGCGCCAACATCGTCAGCGCCCAGATCTTCACCACCACTGACGGCATGGCCCTCGACACGCTCCTGATCCAAAGGGAATTTGTCGAAGAGGAGGACGAGCAGAGGCGAGCCGAAAAAGTCACCTCCATGATCGAGCGTGCCCTGGCCGGCAAGGTCAACCTCGCCGAACAGATCGCCCGCAATACGAAAGGCCGGGGCCGCTACAGCGCCTTCAAGGTCGAGCCGCAGGTGATCATCAACAATGACTCCTCCAACCGCTTCACGGTCATCGAAGTCAACGGATTGGACCGGCTGGGCTTTCTCTATGACCTCACCGAGAGCCTCTTCCGCCTCAACCTGAACATCGGCTCCGCGCAGATCGCAACTTTCGGAGAACGCGCGGTCGACGTGTTCTATGTCACCGACTTGACCGGTGCGAAGATCACCAACAGCGCCCGCCGGGCAACGATCACCCGCCACTTGCTGGCGGCCATATCCGGCGAGAGGGCCAAACTGGAGAGCGCGAAATAG